A single genomic interval of Nitrospira sp. harbors:
- the ppsA gene encoding phosphoenolpyruvate synthase: MGRVTQSLELVRWFEDLGIKDVPSVGGKNASLGEMYRELAAKGVKVPNGFAVTADAYRAFLKDTDLDGTIRTILKDLNTHNLENLRQRSRQVRQAILGAVLPLELSEAISDAYDQLSGSHAEPVDVAVRSSATAEDLPDASFAGQQETYLNVQGHLAVLEYCKRCFASLFTDRALSYRADKGFDHFKIALSIGVQRMVRSDLATSGVMFSIDTETGFRDAVLINAAYGLGENVVQGSVNPDEYYVFKPTLKLGHRPILQKILGTKEFKLVYDIGGGKMVKNLPVPSWEREQFAVTDDDILTLARWACTIEDHYSAKRGVPSPMDMEWAKDGLTGELFIVQARPETVQSLKKGRVLKTYRLTQRGRVLVEGRSIGGKIAQGPVRVIKSVQQIHEFRGGEVLVTDKTDPDWEPVMKNAQAIVTNRGGRTCHAAIVSRELGLPAIVGTEHATDLLHDGQLVTVSCAEGDTGFVYEGQIPFHVEKLDVNEIRRPTTKIMMNVGSPQEAFGLSFLPNDGVGLAREEFIISTYIKVHPLALLEFDRLDDQALRAEINRVTAGYSDKAEFFVDKLAQGVAMIGAAFYPKDVIVRLSDFKSNEYADLIGGRRYEPQEENPMLGFRGASRYYDPRYREGFALECRAMKQVRDVMGLTNVKLMVPFCRTVEEGKLVLAEMERHGLKRGEKGLEVYVMCEIPSNVILAEEFAEIFDGFSIGSNDLTQLVLGVDRDSEIVAHLFDERNEAVKKMVATVIKAAKAKGRKIGICGQAPSDYPEFANFLVEQGIESMSLNPDAVIKTTMAVLEQEKQRSR, from the coding sequence ATGGGCAGAGTCACACAGAGTCTTGAGCTGGTGAGATGGTTTGAAGACTTGGGCATTAAAGATGTGCCGTCTGTCGGAGGGAAGAACGCGTCGTTGGGCGAAATGTATCGCGAGCTGGCTGCCAAGGGTGTGAAGGTGCCGAACGGGTTTGCCGTGACCGCGGACGCGTACCGCGCCTTCTTGAAGGATACGGACCTCGACGGCACGATTAGGACCATTCTCAAAGACCTGAACACCCATAATCTGGAGAATCTGCGTCAGCGCAGCAGGCAAGTCCGGCAGGCGATTCTGGGCGCGGTCTTGCCGCTCGAGTTGTCGGAGGCGATCAGCGATGCGTACGATCAGTTGAGCGGCAGCCATGCAGAACCGGTGGATGTCGCCGTGCGGAGCAGTGCGACAGCTGAGGATCTTCCCGACGCCAGTTTCGCGGGCCAACAGGAAACGTATCTGAATGTGCAAGGCCATCTTGCTGTACTGGAATACTGCAAACGCTGCTTCGCGTCGCTGTTCACCGACCGGGCGCTTTCATACCGAGCCGACAAAGGGTTCGATCATTTCAAGATCGCGCTGTCCATCGGCGTCCAACGGATGGTGCGCTCCGACCTGGCGACATCCGGCGTGATGTTTTCGATCGATACGGAAACCGGTTTCCGCGACGCAGTGTTGATCAACGCCGCCTATGGCCTCGGCGAAAACGTCGTGCAGGGTTCGGTGAATCCGGATGAATACTATGTCTTCAAGCCGACATTAAAGCTGGGCCACCGTCCCATTCTGCAGAAAATACTCGGTACGAAAGAATTCAAACTGGTGTACGACATCGGCGGCGGGAAAATGGTCAAGAATCTCCCGGTTCCTTCGTGGGAGAGGGAACAGTTCGCCGTGACGGACGATGACATTCTGACACTCGCCCGATGGGCCTGCACCATCGAGGATCATTACAGCGCGAAGCGAGGAGTTCCTAGCCCGATGGATATGGAATGGGCCAAGGACGGCCTAACAGGGGAACTCTTCATCGTGCAGGCTCGCCCTGAAACCGTGCAATCGTTGAAAAAGGGGCGGGTATTGAAAACCTATCGACTCACACAACGAGGGCGAGTCTTAGTCGAGGGGCGTAGCATCGGGGGCAAGATCGCGCAGGGACCGGTGCGGGTCATTAAATCCGTTCAGCAGATTCATGAATTCAGAGGAGGCGAAGTCTTGGTCACGGATAAGACGGATCCGGACTGGGAACCGGTTATGAAGAACGCGCAGGCGATCGTGACCAATCGAGGAGGACGAACCTGCCATGCCGCAATCGTCAGCCGCGAATTAGGACTACCGGCCATCGTGGGGACGGAACATGCGACCGATCTGCTCCATGATGGACAACTCGTCACCGTGTCCTGTGCGGAAGGCGATACAGGGTTTGTGTACGAGGGACAGATTCCGTTTCACGTCGAGAAGCTTGATGTGAACGAGATCCGCCGGCCCACGACCAAGATCATGATGAATGTCGGAAGCCCGCAAGAAGCCTTCGGCCTTTCCTTCCTCCCGAATGACGGCGTCGGCTTGGCGAGGGAAGAATTCATTATCAGTACCTATATCAAAGTGCATCCGCTGGCGCTCCTCGAGTTCGACCGACTGGACGATCAGGCCCTGAGGGCTGAGATCAACCGAGTCACGGCCGGGTATTCGGACAAGGCCGAGTTCTTCGTCGATAAGTTGGCGCAGGGCGTCGCGATGATCGGGGCGGCCTTTTATCCGAAGGACGTGATCGTCCGGCTCAGCGACTTTAAGAGTAATGAATATGCCGATCTGATCGGAGGCCGGCGCTACGAACCGCAGGAAGAGAATCCGATGTTGGGGTTTCGAGGGGCGTCCCGCTATTACGATCCACGCTATCGTGAAGGTTTCGCATTGGAATGCCGGGCGATGAAACAGGTGCGGGATGTGATGGGTCTGACGAACGTAAAACTCATGGTCCCGTTCTGCCGCACGGTTGAAGAAGGGAAACTCGTTCTGGCAGAAATGGAGCGGCATGGGTTGAAGCGGGGAGAGAAGGGACTTGAAGTCTACGTCATGTGCGAAATCCCGAGCAACGTGATTTTGGCGGAAGAATTCGCCGAGATCTTCGACGGGTTTTCAATCGGGTCGAACGATCTCACGCAGCTGGTGCTCGGCGTGGATCGCGATTCGGAAATCGTGGCCCATCTCTTCGACGAGCGAAA